In Coturnix japonica isolate 7356 chromosome 11, Coturnix japonica 2.1, whole genome shotgun sequence, the sequence CCTAACCATAATTGGGTGGCTCAAACTTCACAGAGCAATCTGAGGCTCGAGATCAGCACTTGAGTGAACGTGGAGGAGCTGAGCCTTCAAAAAGTAGatgttaataaaatgaaaagccgTTTTCTACGGATGTTTGAATTCCTGGTTTTACAGGAGAATCCTTTGCTTCATATCCCTTGTAGATGTGCTGTTGAGCACAAAGATGATAACGAGAACTAGAAAGTTAACAGTCAAAGTGGGACCTATTGGCTCTATTTAAGGAGAAGTGAGGGTGATACTGTGGGACTTCAAGGCAGCTTCTTGCTGATTTTGGTTCCTTAGCTGGAAGTTTTACCCTCAAACTCTCGCATTCTTTAAGCTCTACATTGCATGGCTGGATCCTGCCTAGAATTTCTCACGTTAGCCATAGAACAGAACTGTGTCTAACCTTTAACAGCATTTGAGACCTTTCCTGCTGGGGAAGGCAGGTTGCCAATTATCAGTATAAATGGATTGCTGAGTTTGCCATTACACTGAATGGGACTTGACTATGAggtgaagattaaaaaaaccccGGTGTCTGCCTCACATAAAGGCCTAAAAATCCTCTAATGGAATTAAACTAATGACTAAAGGTAGTGTTTGGGTTCACATTTCTCAGGCTGACACTGCAAGCAGCAAAACTTGGTTTCTCTAACGAGCACTTTTGAAGACCGTTCTAAGTCAATAACTTGGATGGAGAGATGTTGACATTTgtagaacagaaagaagagcttCCTGCTGAACTCACACACACCCACAAACCCCACCTTGCTTATCTCTGTGGTAACAGTGTGCTTGAACTGCGTTAGTCTGGTGTAGGTTTAGTGCTCAAGCATTTAAGAGTTTGGGCTTGTTTAGCATCCAGTATCATTAACCAGAAAATACTTCTACCCCTTAATTACAGAACAAAGCAGACAGTTTGTCCTTTGTGGGGTTTGCTTTGTACCTATTACTTGACAAGATGGTGTAACTGCTAGCAGACATGAGTTGGTCACCCAGGACTCTACTCACTGCATTCCCAGTGACACTGTGCAAAGTATTATACCCCAATCATCACCTGCAAGATGTGAATGGCTCCCTGCATTCCACAAGGCAGCTGGAAATCACCAGTTAAAAATCATCAGAAGAGAAGGGTGAAGTGATGGAAGATCATGGCTGCTCCCCAGAGGGCCTGGGCTTATCTAtatgcattctttttctttcagaaaacatggTAAGAGGCTTAGATGAAGATGAGACAAACTTCCTTGATGAAGTTTCTCGGCAGCAAGAGCTACTGGAAAAGCAACgaagagaagaagagatgaaagaacTCAACGAATACAGAATATCCTTTGCTTATAGGGCTGGAGTTCTTATACTGGGGGTTTGGAGTGTTATCCTTGTTATAATACTGCTTTATAGAACACGTGATGattctcttttactgtttttgttgtagCTTGGATCTCCTACAATAATATTTGATTCCAGACCGCCAGCCCTTCGCAAAGATGTAGAGCAGAGCAGCATAGGACGCTTTTTGTCTTTAATCTGCATCAGAAACGGGAGATCTGGAATGATTTTAGGATTGCTGCCAATTCTGAACTGAATGACTTTTGAGAGTTACCTCACTTATGCAGAAAGCAGTAAGTTGCTTTACGTCCTAACGAATAGCACTGCTTAAAGTAATGAGTGAACAGAGTGCAAGATCTCAAGGATACCTCAGTATAAATGAAAGggtctgaaagcagaaaaaggagaaagtggCTCATATTTACGAGGTGACCAAAAATCTTCAGCAAATGCTACGGAGAGCTGCATTACCTTGAGTTAGTTAAGGATTTATAACTCAGAGCATCTACATCTGCTGTGAAGAGCATCCAAGCTCCCTCACTAATTCATTTATGAGGAGGCAGcactgatgcatttttttttataactgtggtttttttttaatgtcagaacTCAGCTGTAGTTGGCTGATGGATCTGGAATATTTCCTTGATTCATTGGATCTAATTATGGGATATATTTAGGAGCTGTGCTGGTTGCTTGCAGGTCTGGCTGATGAAGAGATGTGCAGAATCAGTGTGCTGTACAAGCAGCTGACAGCCCTAGTTAGGTCACATATGTCCAGGGGTGAGCCATACCAGCTCAGAATGAATCTTCTGTTGGCTTGGATTAGCCACATAATGCACTGATCCCTGAATTGACTGAGCAGGGCCCCTTCCAGATGTCCACATTGAACCTCAGCCTTAGAATCAGCCAGCTTTGTACcttgtatgggaaactggtaatcacagcctgaacctctgattaatcagctgaggcatgttttgggagcacaggtgagggtaattcagctgtgctctcggaagggatggagcttgactctaccttctctagacctcatttaagggctgaccaccactgaaaCTGCAACTCTTTGAGATCCTcagtggagattgcctcagcattttccagcagactgaaggcctctattgggtgagtctttcctttaaataaccttttgggtgCTTATCACCACCTCTCTTGTACCATCTTTGCATCATTGTCACTATACGTACCTGAAGCCCCGATGTAAGTTAACTGTAGAACTTACTGCTAACAAACTGGAGAACAGTGCAAGGATGTGATGACTTAGTCCTGTAAAAACATCCACTTTAAGAGATGTTGTTCCATGGTGAAAGCCTGCCTCAGTATTGAGGTACAgagcttgtttctttgttgggtttccttctttttctgtggttaAAAAGAAGTCATGAAACTCTACAACACATCCTAAAGAGAAACGTGCTGGAATATTTGAATGCGCTCAAGAATGAGAAACTCCTATGCATGGATGCATAGgtgctttatttcctcttaCATGAATAGCTGTAGGGTTTTTCAGCTCCTTACCCTGCCTCTTCAGCATTGGACTGACTAGATCTAAAGCCAGTTTCATCCTTTTGTCTTCAATGCTGTAAACACAGAAATTCCCCTCCAAGGAGGAGGCGTTACTATTGTATGATGGTGCAACATCAAACCGTGGGTTGGCAGGACAAGCTTCAGGATTGCTTCTGTTAGCCACAGGATGGCACTCCTGTGCCATCTTAACAGCATCACAACGGTAGTGGCTGGAGTTTTAGCTGATCCCATGCATGAAGGGGATCAGAGGGTTCGGGTCACTCCACGAGGTGCTGGTTTATAGCTGGCAGGTGGGATGGGAACTGTGACCTTAAATAGGAACGTGAAATTCCCTGTTGGATATTTACATGCAGTATCTGGGATACCTGTGAAACTCAGCACTCATGGTTACATTGAGCGGTCACTGGGAATGGCagtcagagaaggaaagagagggaaaggcaGATTTAAGGTTATACGCTAATATTCTTTTAGATTAGGTTAACTCTCCTTTGCCACGTGCTACATTAAGGTTTGCAGAAGCTTTTGTGCCTCTATTGGTACCTCACAAAGAGGCCTCTTCTGTCTTGGCTGAAGGTGCCAGATAGGTGTCATCACCAATAAGTTTCCCTTGGTAGAATATGTGAATGAGCTTCAGTTGCTGCCGTCAGCTAAGTATGTCAGGGAGGAAGAGCCTGTCCTCTCCATTCCCTCCTCGTTGATCCTTAACCCTTAATTCACAGCACTCTCGCTAAAGTGGGAGTGGGTATGGACCcaaagaaggaaactgagaagaaattgcCCATGAAGTCGgtggaaaacaagaacaaattcTCTCAGGCAAAGCTGTTGGCAGGAGCTGTGAAACACAGAAGGTTAGTTTCACACTTCTATAAATGCACGAGGAACGGAACCTGGTTAACAGTGTAAAGGGAAACAGGCCAAAACTGCCTACAGAGAATGAGGTGCAAACCTTAGCCCTAAAGAAGAAAGGGGGGGAGGTACAGGAAAAGACCAGCCTTGTTTCTATGGGCTCTCACCAACTGTTGGAGAAACATGAGGCAATTCAAATAGATAAGCATGTGTAAAGCTAGTGGGCAGGCTCTTCATTCTAGGCTGCCAGGCTTGGGCAACCCTGCTGCAGGTTCCAGAGCTTCTCTCtatttcagctctgaaaataacagcattcaCCTCAGCTCTGTAATTCAATTCAGATTTTCCTAATGTCCTATTTGATCTGCGTTTAAAATGGATCATTTGAAGTAGCTGCTGGGGGCAGTGTGGGGAGGACTTTGCTTACCAATCTGATCCTGAGGGCATCAGGCAAACCTCCTGGGTTCCTCACCAATCAGCACTGATACATCAGCACCCTTCCTGTCCCACGGAGATGACAGCTGAGGTTGTGacctgctgcttgttttgaTCTGAACTTGCAAATACAGTTGCAGCCGTGCTCTGGGTTACAGATAAACCAGGCACCCAATTGAATCCCTACAGCCAAACCATTGAATGCTTAAGGCAATTCCAGATGTCTGGAAATTCAGGCAGTAGTTTTAAGTGCATCCTAGAGAACAAGTGAATGAGTTGAAGTACCAGCGCAATAGAAGATGCTATGAAAGAAGTGCTCACTTGTCTCTGAAGATCCAGGCTTGCAGGAAAACTCCAAGGAGGAAgaatctccaaccagagatGCTTCTCtggtggcagtcagcccttaaacggggtctaagagaggtgcagccaggcttcaccccttcccatcacacagctgaactaCAGCATTTGAGGCTAAAAAGTGACTCCGAACTTCACAGTAATGAAGTGGTGGCTTATGAGGAATGAGACAATtcctttggtgtttttttttcctcccacagtTCAGATGGTGGTAACAGTGTGAAGAGGTTGAAACTCGATACTGACCACGAAGAAAAGAACCAAGGTATGTCCTGATTTCTGCTGTCGGGAAGCTGTCTGCCTCTCACCTGAACAGCAGCTGCCTTAGTGAGCGTAGGATCTGATGGAGAAtttgctttcctgcttcttcatggtgctgggcagcacagcttGGCGTGTTATCTCCTAATGCTGTGCCTGTGGTGACTGTGGCCATTGACAGCCGTTGCAGAAGAAACCTCCTCTGGTCATCAGGCTGTCCCTTGCCTATACCATTCCTGACAGATGATTGTCTAAGCTGCTCTTAAATCTGCAGACAGAGACCGTGCTCCCCCTGAGGCAGTTGATTCTAATGCTTGGCTGTTTTTACCCTTAAAGTGCTTTCCCTGATAAATAATGGGAGTCTCCTTAGCTGCGTTTCAAGCTTAGTGCTGCTTCTGTCAGCCAGAGGCACAGAGAACAGCTCATTCCCTTCCCCCAGGTGTATCCGTGCACCTCCACTGCTCGCATCTCATGCTACAAAGCGATCTTGTCCATCCTGAAACCAACTTATTTCAGAAAACGATGAGCAACATGAAGAAAAGCTAAGCTGCATTTCATTCTTAGCTGTCAGGATTGCAGTTGACTCGTTGTCAAGATCTTCTGACACAAATAGGGTGAGCTGCGATTGTGTAATGACAACCCTGCATCTCCTTCTGTTCAGGAAACTATCAGAATGCtggaaaaaagttaattagcTGTGGAAGATGGGAGATGTTGATTTAGCAGAGCGCTGGAAGGAAACTTCCCAACTCTGCTGTTGtattgttaaaaaataataaactaatTGCATAAAGCAGAgctatttattcttatttagtGGGCTTGCTATTTGGCACCTATCAAACTGACAACCTTAAGAATGAAAATCTGTaatgccagcacagagctgggcttaGCTATGATGAGAAAAAATCCCTTGAGGTAGCAAGTCCTTCCTGTCAGAATAGCTTTTGTGCCTAGTAAAGCCACCTTACGCTGTAATTAAATCCTGCAGCACTCACCACTGGTGTGCTGGTAcgcagcagctcctgggctgaTGGAAGAAACCCTTTCCTACTCTCTGGGTTCTGACTGAAGTCCTTCTCTTGCAGAAAAGCCGTCCTGTGTTCCCCttgggagcagctctgtgggagGATCTGCGGTCCATTGTCCGTCAGCCGCCGTCTGCATTGGGATCCTGCCCGGCCTCGGCGCTTACTCTGGCAGCAGCGACTCAGAGTCCAGCTCGGATGGAGAAGGCACCATCAATTCCACTGGGAAGATCGTCTCTTCTGTCTTTCGTAGCAACAGTTTCTTTGATGGTCCATAACAAAATCCCTCCGCGTGTAACGTAGTGCACAGTCCACTTCCAAAGCCCCGGTGGATGTTTGACGCATCCTTCTATCCCAGATATAATATTTCTAGCTAACCACTCAACTTTAATACATTCAAATGCTTCTaaagtaattcatttttatttttttcccccacttttatttttccatttctgggAGTCTTTCTTACAGAGCCTGAGTTGGGAAGGCTGCCATCCCAAAGCAGGGCACACCTCGTCCTGTAGGCAAGTGCTGGGCTAGAGAGGCAAGCACCTTTTACTCTGATTCTCATGGAAAGAAAGAACGGATTTTGTTGATCTGTGGAGTTGATACAAGACCAACaggcaacagcaaaaaaaataagccaCCAAAAGCTCACTTGAAGCACGGAAGTCTTGTAGGAGCAGCcatgtgttctgttttcaaatgtcatttttattctgtatttgaGAAATGGGGGCAGGACAAAACTCGAGCAGATGGTGAAGTGTGGATTGCCATgacactgtaaagaagttttagTGTTACGCGATTAAAGacattctgaatgcattttattttttcccagcttGGCTCGTGCCATTCATATAACTGTCCCTGTTCCATTAAGCAATTTGGGTTCTGCTTCAGCCAGCCCTGTCCTCAGTCCACCATCAAGTCAGGGCTGAGGCAGTGCCCTCCTTCTGAATGAGTGCAGAGGAACTGCTGGCAGTGCTTCTGCTCAAAGCTCAGCTCCTGTGGCATAGTGTTGAGTACCGAGGGGGTGGGATATCCTGGCTCAGTCAAACCAAGCTGTGCACAGACTGGAGAACTCCACTGCCTTTTGCAGTAGGAGAGCAAATGGCTGTCAAAGTTCTGTTGAATTTAAGAGACCGTTCACTGCCTGAGTGCTGCCTGGCACCCTGCTTTTTGCTCCCAAGCTGCTCCTGCCTTTCCTAGCTTCTCTAATGATGGAAGGTACTCACTCCGATCTCCCAATGCCCTGATTTAaacctgcttttcttcacagttgCACGTGCAGGAGCCTTGCATAGCTGCAGTGGAGAGGTGAGTGTCTGCCTGGTGTGGAGCTCAATCCACGACGCCTCTGGAAAGCCAACACAGCACACCCCAGCCACAAGTGCTTGCCTGAATGGTATCTCACATAGCTTcctgctgcaaagaaaacatttttccagaGCCCCAGACTTTGATGTgaaagctgagcagcacagcgcTTGCCTGGCTGGCAACAGAGCTGCATACAGCCTTAGTTCTAAACAAGCCACCATTTAGAAACTGCTTCCCTATTTGGAaaaggaggggtggggggggggacacggatgggtatttttcccttccagaagGCTTTGCAAGGCAAACGTTCTCCCAAGCTGTTCCCACCTTCCAGGGCTGGCATAGGCCTTGCACTGTGCCAATATGCTCAAGGCATGGTGCAGATAGAACAGTGAGGGGCATTGGGCTGCCCCAGGCACCCAGCCCTCACACAGTGCTCCCAGCCTGGACCAGACAGCAGCCCCTTGTTTTAAATGTCCGAGTTTCTTTATTAACCTGAGTATAACAAATATAACATGTACACAGTATAAAAATGAACATAGAGCATGACAGCGGTACGGGTACGGCACAGATACACGACCAGTTCAACGAAtggtaatagtaataataatatattaagCATTTCATTGCTTGGaaaaagcaagttttgtttgtaaaaatTGTATCCTGTTCCACTAAAATTATACAAAGTACATTCAATACTGAAAAGTGACTCAACGGAGTGGGACTGGGGCACGGCCCAGCCTCTCGGTGTTACCTTGGGCTGCGGCTGTACAAAGTGGATCCAGGTGCTTCTCCAGGATGAGCTTTTAAGAACATAACAATTAAATTAAGAAGTACAAACCTGTGTGTTTCAGGGAGGGTATTCTTCATTGAACAGCATGTGGAACATGCGCTTTCAGTGGGACCAACAGACTTGGGCAACATGCAGACGGGGCCGGGCACGGCGCTATGCGGGCTCCAAGTTGATGGGGGGCAGGTTTTGGTGCTTGAAGTACTGCACGACttgctggggcagctctgccagcacagctttggCCAGTGTCTCCTTGGGGGCCtgcaggcaaaaagaaaaagcaacagtggCACAGGACTGGATACACCTGTGGTTATAGTGCATGTCACCACCTTGGGGACAGCTCTCTTTCAGGGCAGAGCGAGGCAGGTGGTGTGGGAAAGGGGAGAGCTGATGGGTGCATGATGAGTGCTCTCTCTTTTAAGTGGATTGGCATCTGCTGGGGTTGCCCCTCTTCCAATATGAGAACCACACATAGGATGATGTGGGttggatcacagaatcagaatggtctgggacctcaaagatcacctcCTTCCAATGAGATGGCACATCTCACCTCCCAGTCACCAGCCATCCTCAAAACCCATCCATGGCTGGGGGCATGTCCAgcaatggggcacccacagctctgggcagctgtgccagggcctcacagcaaataatttctccctaacatctaacctaaaccttctgttagtttaaagccattcctccttgtcttatcactacaTCCCCTGACAAAGAGTCCCTCCCCATCCTTCCTGGGgtccctttaggtactggaaggccacagcGAGGTCTccccagacccccccccttCTCAAGGCCCTACTGCTGTGGGGGCACAGACTCACGTTGCGGAAATCCCGGAAGGGCACAAACTGGACGATGTCACGCACGGCCTCCTCGCCAGTGTGGGAGCGCAGCACCCGGCTGTCCCCATCCAGGAACTCCATGGCAGCAAAGTCAGCGTTGCCGACCCCCACGATGATGATGGACATGGGCAGCTTGGCTGCCTGTACCACGGCGTGGCGCGTCTCGTCCATGTCACTGATGACACCGTCCGTGATGATGAGGAGGATGAAGTATTGCTGCAGAGAGGGGAACAAAGggtcagagctgtgcagggctgcaagGGACACATCTACTCTAGGCTCACAGATGCCAGTGCACCGGGCTGAAGGAGAGGGCACAgggacagacagatggacacaACACAGCGAGGCTGCGGCACGCGCACCCTGCCAAGACCAGCGCCTCCATCTCCTCTCCCTCAGGGGAAAGTAATGGTTCCATTTTGGTGCATTACACATCTCGCGCGTGGTGGAGAAACGATGAAAAATAAGCACTTAGGAGCATTAAAGCCTTTTGTTCCTctcattctttccatttcctctgaAAACCACCAGTGCCGACGTCCTAGAAAAGCAGGAGGAGACACGCAGCCCGAAGcccattttcttgtttttcctccagcCCACATCTTGTCTCTTGAAATCTCCCCTAAGTGCTTTCTTCCCTCAGCTAAACTCCGAGTGCAAACGAGGGTGGGtttctggcactgctgtgccgcagcagcaggacctgctcctgccctgagcactgcaggaccCCAGGCACATCCCAGGAGGCACAGCACCGAAATGGGGCAAACATGTggagatggggggaaaaaaaagtgttccaGGGGAAGACTTATACAAGAAGGCAGTATCTGGAATCTGGAATTGGCACCAATAACCTTTTCTTGGTGTTAAAGAGAGGAGCTGCGTGCTCACACGCTGCTGGCCAGGACTCACCATGCACCTGTAAGGGAGGAGGAGTAGAGTCTCaaagggagcagctgagagcaggcaAAAATCCAGCTCATTCCACCCTTCTTCGCCTGTGAGTAAACTGGTGCAGAACTGGCCTCTGAGCGTGgtcaaaaagaatgaaacaagaaaggtctctctctttttgttcctgttctCTGAAATCAGTGACAGAGAAAAGCGCTAAAAACAGGCAGGAGGcaaggagggagcagagctcaTCCACTGCTTCTCACTGcatatttcagaagcaaagtgAAATGGGAGATGATGCCGGGGATCATCTGAAAAGCCCGagggctctgcagcagagcagctgcgAGCAACCTTACCTGGCAGCATCGGCTGGATGCACTCCAAACAAACGATGACAATTTTAGAACCACCTCCTTAGGAACTGAACATCAGCCCGGCTGAGAAGGCTGAGCCTGGACTCCATCACCACCACGGGTACGTACACCCCATCccaggatggggacagggacgTGGGACGGGGCTGCCTGCTCCCATCACGCTGATCCAAACCTCAGCCCCTGATCCATCACGTTCTGTGCTTCCAAAAAAGGCAGAGCCGTCTCCAGCCTGTTCCTTTGGTGCGTATTATTTAAAATCTCCCTTGATTAAACTATTAGTGCCAACAGAGGGGTGCAATTTGCATATGATTAGTGCCTCTGCTTGGCGCGCAGCATGGGGGATTCTCCCTCCCCCTCTaaacaaggagagaaaatgaatgcCGAGGAGGCACCTGGGTTTGTAGAAAATCAAACCCAATTCAGGCTTTCCCCCAACGAGCAGCGTGTGTTGGATGTGAGGGCTGACAGCCCACAGCCTTCCTGGGGGAGATGGAAGTGCCAGGAAGGGTGAGGGAAGGATGGATGGGAAGTGATGGGATCCCCTTGAAATGGCAGTTGCTGGAAGTGgcttattttaatgaagaaagcaaagaaaaaaggcaaacatgGGGCAGTATTGCTTTGTGCCTGGAGCTGGGGAGAGCAAAAGTGCACAAGCATCACCCTCCTACCACCATGCTGGCACCATCTCCTGCACATGAGGATGGGCAGCCCGGTGCAATGGGCTTTCATGCTAACGAACAGCTTTCTGACATATGGATGTAAGCAGTCTGCTGGACTAATTATCTGCAACTTCAAGGACTGATGAGCAGCTGTAACGGCCACATGGGAACCCTGCTCCTGGCTCTGAGCCCACTGCTTGTCCATCCAGCATGAAAAGGAGTGATAAAAACAAGATACTCAACATCATCCCAGGGGGAGAAGCAGAAAGGTCTTCTTCCAGGAGAAGGCTCACATTTGGCCACACAAGCAACACGTTGCTTTCACCAAGAGATCTTCCTCCAGGTGTCTGCTTTGTATTGAAGTGACATAAACCAAAGGTCTGAAGTCAACCTCTGaacctcagcccagctgctcaTGTTTCCCATCCACACCATGGTGGCACTGTCACCATACTAGTTCCCTCATGGTCCCCACAACAATCTTGTCAGTCCCACACCACTCAGGTGCCCAAAGCtatctggaaagaaacagagatgcGCTTCTCAGGACTGTCATTCCCTTCTTGGCCAGAATCCACACAAACAGAAGTTGCTCTGGCAGACCAAAGCCCCATGGAACTCAGCAGAAGCCAAGTGTGGATGCTTcaggagaaaaggcagaagagatCAAAGTCTTCCTGCATCCTGCAATGCACATTGTGGACTCCAGAGCTCACACCTTGATGTTTTCCAGGCCAGAAGGCTGTAGCCTTATCACTTCTTGCTTGGGAGCAGCTTCACACCTCAACTCATGCTATTGTCCAGGGCTGCTGGATCCTCTTTGAGATACAGAGGGCAAGGTTTCACACTGCACTTATTCGTATAAATCCAAGGGTCACTCAACTCATCTCAGTTCTCTCCCCAGTAATTTCAGATCTTACACAGCTGCCATTCTGTTGACTGTTGAGTTTCTGCAttgttgtcttcttttttaCATTCTCTGTGTGAAGTGACAACAGCCAGATGAGAGCCCACAGCTGGGCTTCACAGGCAGGGTTAGTTCAAACTCTCCTCCAAGCCCTTTCCATTCACCAGCATGGGGCAACGGAACAGTAGACGCAAGTCAGCCACGAGGGATGGGAAGATCTTCCCACAATTGTTTGCAGGCAGCTTTCATCCCCAGCTCCCCTAAATAGTCCAGTCTCGCCAGCCAGCTTTGTCTGCTGAGCATGACATGTCcttggggaaggaaggaagcccAGCAGAGATGCCACAGCGGCCATGAGATGCTCAGATGCATCCCACCACCTGCCTGGCCAAGCGTTGGAGTAGTTGCTAAACCCAAACAAGAAACCTTCTCCTACATACAGCCCAGGTTGAGCCTGGCTCCGCACTGCctctcccacagccccatctctcCTGACATGAAAGCAAGGCACTGGGCCACACTGTCCACATCACACAGTAGACAGAGAAAGCAGGACTTACGGATGCAGCCTCCTGCTGGGTTGCCTGAGCCGCAAACCGGGCCACGTGGTTGACGATGGGGGAGAAGTTGGTGGGTCCATAGAAGCGGATGTGAGGCAGGCAGGCTGAGTATGCTTGGACGATGCCCTCCACACCTATGGGGAAACCAGAGAAGCACAACATCACAGCATGCAACAGCCCAAGCCAGCCCCCAAATACTCCAAGCATGATCATGGGATCACAGATTGACTGAGGCTGGGagggacattaaagatcatcttgttccaacaAGATATCACACTCAcaccatgggcagggacacctcctgcCACACCAGGATGCCCCATTcagcccagccttgaacacctccagggatggggcatccatacCTTCTCTGAGCATCCAGCTCCAGTGCCTCGCTGTGGGGAAAAAATTCCCCACAGCgtctagtctaaatctccccacttttagtttaaaactgctCCCctctgtcctatcactatctaaCCGAGTGGAGGATGATGAGCTAGTAATGCCAAGG encodes:
- the PSME3IP1 gene encoding PSME3-interacting protein isoform X2, which produces MDGGDGSADLVINKRFVSEAELEERRKRRQEEWEKVRKPEDPEECPEEAYDPRSLYERLQEQREKKQQEFEEQFKFKNMVRGLDEDETNFLDEVSRQQELLEKQRREEEMKELNEYRSTLAKVGVGMDPKKETEKKLPMKSVENKNKFSQAKLLAGAVKHRSSDGGNSVKRLKLDTDHEEKNQGVSVHLHCSHLMLQSDLVHPETNLFQKTMSNMKKS
- the PSME3IP1 gene encoding PSME3-interacting protein isoform X1, whose protein sequence is MDGGDGSADLVINKRFVSEAELEERRKRRQEEWEKVRKPEDPEECPEEAYDPRSLYERLQEQREKKQQEFEEQFKFKNMVRGLDEDETNFLDEVSRQQELLEKQRREEEMKELNEYRSTLAKVGVGMDPKKETEKKLPMKSVENKNKFSQAKLLAGAVKHRSSDGGNSVKRLKLDTDHEEKNQEKPSCVPLGSSSVGGSAVHCPSAAVCIGILPGLGAYSGSSDSESSSDGEGTINSTGKIVSSVFRSNSFFDGP